In Panicum virgatum strain AP13 chromosome 4N, P.virgatum_v5, whole genome shotgun sequence, a single window of DNA contains:
- the LOC120671234 gene encoding protein PHOSPHATE-INDUCED 1 homolog has protein sequence MAKHQHVASLLLLLMAVAVTTAPPSAAFLVQPQPNLLTYHNGAVLSGDIPVSILWYGRFTPAQKAVVSDFLLSLSAAPRGTTPSSHAPSVAQWWSSINRLYLSKAAAVGKNGARGGAAAGNARVVLAGQVSDEACSLGKSLKMSQLPALAAAARPAKAGGIALVLTARDVAVEGFCASRCGHHGSYGGGGAGSSSHAAYAWVGNPADQCPGQCAWPFHQPTYGPQAPPLVPPNGDAGMDGAVTNPFGDGFYQGDRGAPLEAATACAGVYGSGAYPGYAGRLLVDAATGASYNALGARGRKYLLPALFDPDTSACSTLV, from the coding sequence ATGGCCAAGCACCAGCACGTTGCCTCCCTCCTGCTGCTACTGATGGCGGTCGCCGTAACCACGGCCCCGCCGTCAGCGGCGTTCCTGGTCCAACCCCAGCCGAACCTCCTCACGTACCACAACGGCGCCGTGCTGAGCGGCGACATCCCCGTCTCCATCCTATGGTACGGCCGCTTCACGCCGGCGCAGAAGGCCGTCGTCTCCGacttcctcctctccctctccgccgcgccgcgggggACGACGCCGTCGTCCCACGCCCCGTCCGTCGCGCAGTGGTGGAGCAGCATCAACCGGCTCTACCTCTCCAAGGCGGCGGCCGTCGGCAAGAAcggcgcacgcggcggcgccgccgccgggaacgCGCGGGTGGTCCTGGCCGGGCAGGTCTCGGACGAGGCGTGCTCGCTGGGAAAGAGCCTGAAGATGTCCCAGCTCCCGGcgctggcggccgcggcgcgccccgCCAAGGCCGGCGGCATCGCGCTGGTGCTCACGGCGCGGGACGTGGCGGTGGAGGGCTTCTGCGCAAGCCGGTGCGGGCACCACGGgtcgtacggcggcggcggcgcggggtcgtCGTCCCACGCGGCGTACGCGTGGGTGGGGAACCCTGCGGACCAGTGCCCCGGGCAGTGCGCCTGGCCGTTCCACCAGCCGACGTACGGGCcccaggcgccgccgctggtgccgcCGAACGGGGACGCCGGCATGGACGGCGCGGTGACCAACCCGTTCGGGGACGGGTTCTACCAGGGCGACCGCGGCGCGCCGCTGGAGGCCGCCACGGCGTGCGCGGGCGtctacggcagcggcgcctacCCCGGGTACGCCGGGCGGCTGCTGGTGGACGCGGCGACGGGCGCCAGCTACAACGCGCTCGGCGCGCGCGGGAGGAAGTACCTGCTCCCGGCGTTGTTCGACCCCGACACGTCGGCGTGCTCCACGCTGGTGTAG